One region of Candidatus Melainabacteria bacterium genomic DNA includes:
- a CDS encoding CPBP family intramembrane metalloprotease — protein sequence MNYKREKVLWSAITPQMVILLISIVWIWVLPKSNPIRYFNFSTKVILEGALTGVCLSLAGYLVYKLAGKIKRFSVLTELFDEVLSPVFKDLMLIDFLLLSLTSSFCEEILFRGLLLPSIGIILSSVAFGLLHLPGMKYWFYAVWATCSGLLLGWLFIFSGSLWLPITAHAVNNFIGLVLLKNLQKKKKKL from the coding sequence ATGAATTACAAAAGAGAAAAGGTACTTTGGTCAGCCATAACTCCTCAAATGGTTATTTTACTTATCTCAATAGTTTGGATTTGGGTTTTACCAAAAAGTAATCCTATTCGTTATTTCAACTTTAGTACCAAAGTAATCTTAGAAGGTGCTTTGACTGGTGTGTGTTTGTCATTAGCTGGGTATTTGGTTTATAAACTAGCTGGAAAAATAAAAAGGTTTTCTGTACTTACAGAATTATTTGATGAAGTATTGTCTCCTGTTTTTAAGGATCTAATGTTAATTGATTTTTTACTTTTATCCTTAACATCAAGCTTCTGTGAAGAAATTCTTTTTAGAGGATTATTACTTCCAAGTATTGGAATTATTTTATCCAGCGTAGCTTTCGGGTTATTACATCTTCCAGGAATGAAATACTGGTTTTATGCTGTTTGGGCAACTTGCTCTGGTCTTTTACTTGGATGGTTATTTATTTTTTCTGGTTCACTTTGGCTTCCAATTACTGCCCATGCAGTAAACAATTTTATTGGGCTTGTTTTATTAAAGAATTTACAAAAGAAAAAGAAAAAATTATAA
- the truB gene encoding tRNA pseudouridine(55) synthase TruB, protein MNKPVGCTSHDVVAMLRKSLSIKKIGHSGTLDPFASGVVVIGINEATKLFKFLPNDKVYLAEVTFGLSTDTDDITGNVLKTSDFIPTLEMVTKEIKNFIGKIKQKPPIYSAIKIDGCRAYDLAREKKITLDDIEEKEVEIYSIEIVSFVKNKIKLKIHCSNGTYIRSFARDLGKQLNTYATLSSLVRTKVGKCFLFNKSINPKSVNVSNVVNYLISPLLVLNFPHIYLNSKQIDDVCHGKSIKVDLLNNVETLHAMSLLDNNNKLIAIGSLTKGCIIKPQKVFIKK, encoded by the coding sequence ATTAATAAACCTGTTGGTTGCACATCACATGATGTTGTTGCAATGTTACGTAAGTCTCTTAGTATAAAAAAAATTGGTCATAGCGGGACCCTAGATCCATTTGCTAGCGGTGTTGTAGTAATTGGAATAAATGAAGCAACAAAACTTTTTAAGTTCCTTCCAAACGATAAAGTTTATCTTGCTGAAGTAACTTTTGGATTAAGTACAGATACTGATGACATAACTGGAAATGTTTTAAAAACAAGTGACTTTATACCAACTTTAGAGATGGTTACTAAAGAAATAAAAAACTTTATAGGAAAAATAAAACAAAAGCCGCCTATATATTCTGCTATTAAAATTGATGGGTGTAGGGCATATGACCTTGCAAGAGAAAAAAAAATCACATTAGACGACATTGAAGAAAAAGAGGTGGAGATTTATTCAATAGAAATTGTTTCATTTGTAAAAAATAAAATCAAATTAAAAATACATTGTTCTAATGGAACATACATCCGATCTTTTGCAAGAGATCTAGGAAAACAATTAAATACATACGCTACATTGTCTAGTCTTGTAAGAACAAAGGTTGGCAAATGTTTTTTATTTAATAAAAGCATAAACCCAAAATCCGTGAATGTTTCAAATGTGGTTAATTATCTCATATCTCCATTGTTGGTTTTAAATTTTCCCCACATATATTTAAATTCCAAACAAATTGATGATGTTTGTCATGGCAAATCAATAAAGGTTGATTTATTAAACAATGTAGAAACACTGCATGCAATGTCTCTACTGGATAACAATAATAAATTGATTGCTATTGGTTCATTGACAAAAGGTTGTATTATTAAACCTCAAAAGGTATTTATTAAAAAATGA